The Prosthecobacter algae genome has a segment encoding these proteins:
- a CDS encoding DUF1501 domain-containing protein — protein sequence MSHHAPNLEHHFLTRRQLLGRLGMGLGSMALGDLMGAGKAQAALNATNPFGVRQPHFEPTAKRVIHFFMNGGPSQVDTFDPKPMLDKYDGKALPNMSLKTERPTGAGLKSPFKFQKYGQCGLEVSDIFSRTAQFADDLCVIRSMQADVPNHEPSLGLMNTGDGRLHRPSFGSWVTYGLGSENENLPGYISMCPKGMPTRRTKNWQSAFLPSIYQGTYINTENTDVDKLVEFIKNTSLDMKQQRRQLDLLYEMNHNHLIQRDKDQQLDARIQSYELAYRMQMEATDAFDISKEPEHIRKAYGENDFGRQTLIARRLLERGVRFIQLWTGAGQPWDSHDEILDHARLAKDVDGAIAAFMADMKQRGLFDDTLMIWGGEFGRTPAVELPTPGSNAGKQRGRDHNHYGFTNWLAGGGVKGGYTHGATDEFGFAAVEKPVHVHELHATLLRTLGFDHSKFTFKYAGLDFRLTGVEDCKIVPELLA from the coding sequence ATGTCTCATCACGCCCCCAATCTCGAACATCACTTCCTCACACGCAGGCAGCTCCTCGGTCGTCTTGGCATGGGCCTGGGGTCCATGGCCTTGGGAGATCTCATGGGCGCTGGCAAGGCCCAGGCCGCACTGAATGCCACTAACCCCTTCGGTGTGCGCCAGCCGCACTTCGAGCCAACCGCGAAGCGGGTGATCCACTTCTTCATGAATGGCGGCCCTTCGCAGGTGGATACGTTCGATCCTAAGCCCATGCTGGATAAGTATGATGGCAAGGCCCTGCCGAACATGTCGCTCAAGACCGAGCGCCCGACGGGTGCGGGCCTGAAGTCCCCCTTCAAGTTTCAAAAGTATGGCCAGTGCGGCCTGGAAGTCAGTGATATCTTCTCCCGGACGGCTCAGTTTGCAGATGACCTCTGCGTCATCCGCTCCATGCAGGCCGACGTGCCTAACCATGAGCCTTCCCTGGGCCTCATGAACACCGGCGATGGCCGCCTGCACCGCCCCAGCTTCGGCTCTTGGGTGACGTATGGTCTAGGCTCTGAAAATGAAAACCTGCCCGGCTACATCTCCATGTGCCCGAAAGGCATGCCCACGCGTCGTACCAAAAACTGGCAGTCCGCCTTCCTCCCCAGCATTTACCAAGGCACCTACATCAATACCGAGAACACGGATGTGGATAAGCTGGTCGAGTTCATCAAGAACACTTCCCTCGACATGAAGCAGCAGCGTCGCCAGTTGGACCTGCTTTATGAGATGAATCACAATCACCTCATCCAGCGTGACAAAGATCAGCAGCTTGATGCCCGCATCCAGAGCTACGAACTCGCCTATCGCATGCAGATGGAGGCGACCGATGCCTTCGACATCAGCAAGGAGCCTGAGCACATCCGCAAGGCCTATGGTGAAAATGATTTTGGTCGCCAAACCCTCATCGCCCGCCGCCTCCTGGAACGTGGCGTGCGTTTCATCCAGCTCTGGACAGGAGCAGGCCAGCCCTGGGATAGCCATGACGAAATCCTCGATCACGCCCGCCTGGCCAAAGATGTGGATGGAGCCATCGCCGCCTTCATGGCCGACATGAAGCAGCGCGGCCTCTTTGACGACACACTCATGATCTGGGGCGGTGAATTTGGCCGCACACCTGCCGTGGAGCTGCCTACTCCAGGCTCAAACGCTGGCAAACAGCGCGGTCGCGACCACAACCATTACGGCTTCACCAACTGGCTGGCTGGTGGTGGTGTCAAAGGTGGTTATACCCATGGCGCAACGGACGAATTCGGCTTTGCTGCGGTGGAAAAACCTGTTCACGTGCATGAACTGCACGCCACCCTGCTACGCACGCTTGGGTTTGATCACTCCAAGTTCACCTTCAAGTATGCAGGCCTCGACTTCCGTCTCACGGGTGTCGAAGACTGCAAAATCGTACCGGAATTGCTCGCCTGA
- a CDS encoding type II toxin-antitoxin system RelE/ParE family toxin has product MKVAYHEAAKTDYDEILTYLESISERVADQFEKEFQQTLTKARTNPYHFPPLTNSSDKRRANIKRYNHHFIYEVNEIADEIRILIIKHDKRHPSHGLNRS; this is encoded by the coding sequence ATGAAAGTAGCTTATCACGAAGCCGCAAAGACCGACTATGACGAGATCTTAACCTATCTTGAAAGCATTTCAGAACGTGTCGCAGATCAGTTTGAAAAAGAATTCCAGCAAACACTGACCAAGGCCAGAACTAACCCTTATCACTTTCCTCCGTTAACCAACAGTTCAGACAAACGACGTGCTAATATCAAGAGATACAATCACCACTTCATCTACGAAGTGAACGAAATCGCTGATGAAATTCGCATCCTGATTATCAAACACGACAAACGCCACCCTTCCCACGGTCTGAACCGTTCTTAG
- a CDS encoding ABC transporter ATP-binding protein, translated as MSSVLRVQKATFVRGGRRILKGIDWEVQAGQHWCVLGPNGCGKTSLINLITGYEPATSGDIQIGEDQFGNSDWREVRKRVGLVTNTLTTFIEPGEPVINVIASGREAKLNLWQAPPAAWQRQAATLLKATGSPHLRKSLWGTLSQGERQKVLICRALMAQFTVLILDEPCAGLDPVAREHFLQWMAEIATWPESPSLVMVTHHVEEILPCLTHVLLLKNGQVHSQGEKADILTSESLSEIYGAPVELEERGDRYALVVG; from the coding sequence ATGTCCTCCGTCTTACGTGTTCAAAAAGCCACTTTCGTCCGTGGCGGCCGCCGCATTCTCAAAGGCATCGACTGGGAGGTCCAGGCTGGCCAGCACTGGTGCGTCCTGGGGCCGAACGGCTGTGGCAAGACCTCCCTCATCAATCTCATCACGGGCTACGAACCCGCCACCAGCGGCGACATCCAGATCGGCGAGGACCAGTTCGGCAACAGCGACTGGCGTGAGGTGCGCAAGCGCGTCGGCCTCGTCACCAACACCCTCACCACCTTCATCGAGCCCGGCGAGCCCGTCATCAACGTCATCGCCAGCGGGCGCGAGGCGAAACTGAACCTCTGGCAGGCCCCGCCCGCCGCCTGGCAGCGCCAGGCCGCCACCCTGCTCAAGGCCACCGGCAGCCCGCACCTGCGGAAAAGCCTCTGGGGCACCCTCTCCCAGGGCGAGCGCCAAAAAGTCCTCATCTGCCGCGCCCTCATGGCCCAGTTCACCGTCCTCATCCTGGACGAGCCCTGCGCCGGCCTCGACCCCGTCGCCCGCGAGCATTTTCTCCAATGGATGGCCGAAATCGCCACCTGGCCCGAGTCCCCCTCCCTCGTCATGGTCACCCACCATGTGGAAGAAATCCTCCCCTGCCTCACCCACGTCCTGCTTTTAAAGAATGGCCAAGTCCACAGCCAAGGCGAAAAAGCCGACATCCTCACCAGCGAATCCCTCAGCGAAATCTACGGCGCCCCCGTGGAACTGGAAGAACGCGGCGACAGGTATGCGTTGGTCGTGGGGTGA
- a CDS encoding PSD1 and planctomycete cytochrome C domain-containing protein translates to MTSQTPFFLRLLGGSFAVAGSLAAAADTFPPEQIEFFEKSVRPVLAENCYNCHGSHKHENGLRMDLRSAILRGSDYGKVVEPGNPAASKMIKAINHAAGVEAMPKKGDKLKAADIAALEKWVQMGLPWPEEKEVAHGAAKADPMQHWAFQPVKKPAGTVDAMVATKLKAAGLDFAPAADAATLCRRIHVTLTGLQPTYEEVKAFEQASAKNAQAATDALVGRLLASPAYGERWARVWLDVARYADTDGYQVAGKNNRYPYAYTYRDWVVKSLNDDMPYDKFLMYQLAADKMVPAGQNDPHLAALAYLNVGDRFISNKDLQTDDRIDAVTRGMLGLTVGCARCHDHKFDPIPARDYYALYSIFNSSEEPANEAMPIIGKAANEADIKDYDAKVAAITKEELDFKKQVYDEIRHPERITEYLAFAQEAATIKDRNTLKGRAGQLKLRDKVADQWGDFLKRHALKDKPHPVMIAWKEFADLPADQFAAKAPAVVAAMIKPERGLNAVPRNELAKRPAPKNFNEVAALYADIFNTCLAGKEPDNADWKQVREILQTAPSPMSVPLDQAQVFFTRKDLTQMVKTSNARVKLETEHPGAPPRAMVMLDKPKPADVSIFIRGNPSRRGAVAPRGWLTMFGGEIFKEGSGRLELAQKITSKDNPLTARVIVNRVWAQHFGKPLVGQTSDFGVQTDKPVQQDVLDYLAATFMEEGWSLKKLHQRILSSRTYQQAAKVSPEKNLKDADNELLSRQNRQRLDYESMRDAMLQVAGDLNPSKIGGRALELKDKEADSRRSLYLLVDRYEQATVPAMFDFANPDNHSPIRYVTTVPQQALFLMNSPFMQQRSTKLAAATPVKGSTVDSESVQALYHRVLRRDARPEEVEMAQRFCNDADGLSRRAAAFVWRYGWGQVEKDAATGKVSLGGFEPLPHYGKVGQSTFRWTPEKVHPSKEFGHLYIGAGNGHPGHSWPSVMQWTSPFEGQKIRISGVIKRASERGNGVRVWIISSRAGKIREELIKPASSVDITADLEVSQDEVLSFVVESENKNTDSDSYTWAPKIELVEADGHLSPITRADTDFCGPEGWPINRAKAQTPLAQLAQVLMMSNEFQFVD, encoded by the coding sequence ATGACTTCCCAGACTCCATTTTTCCTCCGGCTCCTCGGCGGCAGTTTCGCCGTCGCTGGTTCTTTGGCCGCTGCTGCCGACACCTTCCCGCCGGAGCAGATCGAATTTTTTGAGAAAAGCGTTCGACCAGTGCTGGCGGAAAATTGCTACAACTGCCACGGCAGCCACAAGCACGAAAACGGCCTCCGCATGGATCTGCGCAGCGCCATCCTGCGCGGCAGTGACTACGGCAAAGTGGTGGAACCGGGCAACCCGGCTGCCTCCAAAATGATCAAGGCCATCAACCACGCAGCCGGCGTGGAGGCCATGCCGAAAAAGGGCGACAAGCTGAAGGCGGCCGACATCGCTGCCCTGGAAAAATGGGTGCAGATGGGCCTGCCCTGGCCGGAAGAGAAAGAAGTGGCCCATGGGGCAGCGAAGGCAGATCCCATGCAGCACTGGGCCTTCCAGCCCGTGAAAAAACCTGCGGGTACGGTAGATGCGATGGTGGCCACCAAACTCAAAGCAGCGGGACTCGACTTTGCCCCGGCTGCGGACGCCGCCACGCTGTGCCGCCGCATCCACGTCACCCTCACCGGTTTGCAGCCTACTTATGAGGAGGTGAAGGCCTTTGAACAGGCCTCCGCCAAAAATGCCCAGGCCGCCACGGATGCTCTGGTGGGCAGGCTTCTCGCCTCCCCTGCCTACGGCGAGCGCTGGGCACGGGTGTGGCTGGATGTGGCCCGTTATGCCGATACCGATGGCTACCAAGTCGCGGGTAAAAACAACCGCTACCCTTATGCCTACACCTACCGGGACTGGGTGGTAAAGTCGCTGAATGACGACATGCCGTATGACAAGTTTTTGATGTATCAGCTCGCGGCGGATAAGATGGTGCCTGCGGGCCAAAATGATCCCCATCTCGCGGCGCTTGCCTACCTGAATGTGGGGGACCGCTTCATCAGCAATAAGGACTTGCAGACCGATGACCGCATCGACGCCGTGACGCGCGGCATGCTGGGCCTAACCGTCGGTTGCGCACGCTGCCACGATCACAAATTTGATCCCATCCCCGCCCGCGACTACTACGCACTCTACTCCATCTTCAACAGCAGCGAAGAGCCTGCCAATGAAGCCATGCCCATCATCGGCAAAGCCGCCAATGAGGCCGACATCAAGGACTATGATGCCAAGGTGGCTGCCATCACCAAAGAGGAATTGGACTTCAAAAAACAGGTCTATGATGAGATCCGCCATCCAGAGCGCATCACCGAGTACCTGGCCTTTGCGCAGGAAGCCGCGACCATTAAAGATCGCAACACGCTGAAGGGTCGTGCAGGCCAGCTCAAGCTGCGCGACAAAGTGGCCGATCAATGGGGAGACTTCCTCAAGCGTCACGCCCTGAAGGACAAGCCACATCCGGTGATGATCGCGTGGAAAGAATTCGCTGACCTCCCTGCGGATCAGTTTGCCGCCAAGGCGCCTGCCGTCGTCGCGGCCATGATCAAACCCGAGCGTGGCCTGAACGCCGTACCACGGAATGAATTGGCCAAGCGCCCAGCACCCAAAAACTTCAACGAAGTGGCCGCGCTGTATGCAGACATCTTCAACACCTGCCTCGCGGGCAAAGAGCCGGATAATGCGGACTGGAAGCAAGTGCGTGAGATCCTCCAGACAGCCCCCAGCCCCATGTCTGTTCCGCTGGATCAGGCCCAGGTCTTCTTCACTCGCAAAGACCTCACTCAGATGGTCAAGACCTCCAATGCACGAGTGAAATTGGAGACTGAACACCCTGGTGCCCCACCGCGTGCCATGGTCATGCTGGATAAACCCAAACCTGCCGACGTGAGCATCTTCATCCGTGGCAATCCGAGCCGCCGAGGCGCGGTGGCCCCACGCGGCTGGCTGACCATGTTTGGCGGCGAGATTTTCAAGGAAGGCAGCGGCCGCCTGGAACTGGCGCAGAAAATCACTAGCAAGGACAATCCCCTCACCGCCCGCGTCATCGTGAACCGCGTGTGGGCCCAGCATTTTGGCAAACCTTTGGTTGGGCAGACCAGTGACTTCGGCGTGCAGACGGACAAACCCGTGCAGCAGGACGTTTTGGACTACCTCGCCGCCACTTTCATGGAAGAAGGCTGGAGCCTCAAAAAACTGCACCAGCGCATCCTCAGCAGCCGCACTTACCAGCAGGCTGCTAAAGTCAGCCCTGAAAAAAATCTCAAGGATGCGGACAATGAACTCCTCAGCCGTCAGAACCGCCAGCGCCTGGACTATGAGTCCATGCGCGATGCCATGTTGCAGGTGGCTGGGGATCTAAATCCGTCTAAGATCGGGGGGCGCGCCCTGGAACTCAAGGACAAGGAGGCCGACAGCCGCCGCAGCCTCTACCTTTTGGTGGACCGGTATGAGCAGGCCACCGTGCCTGCCATGTTCGACTTCGCCAATCCGGACAACCACAGCCCCATCCGGTACGTCACCACCGTGCCGCAGCAGGCCCTGTTCCTGATGAACAGCCCTTTCATGCAGCAGCGCTCCACCAAGCTAGCCGCTGCCACACCCGTGAAAGGCAGCACCGTGGATTCAGAATCGGTGCAAGCCCTCTACCACCGCGTGCTGCGCCGGGATGCGCGCCCGGAGGAAGTGGAGATGGCGCAGCGCTTTTGCAATGACGCGGACGGCCTCAGCCGCCGAGCTGCTGCCTTTGTCTGGCGTTACGGCTGGGGCCAGGTGGAAAAAGATGCCGCCACGGGCAAGGTCAGCCTGGGTGGGTTTGAGCCCCTGCCCCACTACGGTAAGGTCGGCCAGAGCACCTTCCGCTGGACGCCTGAGAAGGTGCATCCTTCCAAGGAATTTGGCCACCTCTACATCGGCGCAGGCAATGGCCACCCGGGCCACTCCTGGCCATCGGTCATGCAGTGGACTTCCCCCTTTGAGGGCCAGAAAATCCGCATCAGCGGTGTCATCAAACGCGCCAGTGAAAGAGGCAACGGTGTGCGTGTCTGGATCATCTCGAGCCGCGCTGGGAAAATCCGTGAGGAGCTGATCAAACCCGCCAGCAGCGTGGACATCACCGCCGACCTGGAAGTCAGCCAGGATGAGGTCCTTAGCTTTGTCGTCGAATCCGAAAACAAAAACACCGACAGCGACAGCTACACCTGGGCACCCAAGATCGAACTTGTGGAGGCCGATGGCCACCTGAGCCCCATCACCCGTGCCGATACTGACTTCTGCGGTCCCGAAGGCTGGCCGATCAACCGCGCGAAAGCCCAGACTCCTCTGGCCCAGCTTGCTCAGGTGCTCATGATGTCCAATGAGTTCCAATTTGTGGATTGA
- a CDS encoding S8 family peptidase: MNPELPPLPLSSPQTRRRRQQRQSFAKYIPIPAEQRRAIARRLIQEVTAVKEAIRTLSLEQRRAVILKLQHDRYLTSKDLAGTDLCFVGQPGDNESLVAPRDTELVKLGNRAQQLEDGENKAILQSPGVLTKVQKIEIADPKERLSDVFHQSYRDLITQEHVIYEIEVSSQAILKKSRTREVQDTISEIRRTLAGVHGAVYDCDFQEDGAKLMLWSTGEKLQELVEHGKWWRLITHFDLRPKFQTFKEVFEKFSVDKVSMSPPQETDETICVIDSGVAAGNPFLRAVVKADESRSWVYGASPTEDPYNHGSGVASLASYYNLAIDEGGSNVAEAWIVSARIMTDQGELDIPAHDDLAQDRRNQAWLLSNILREIVEKYQPKGVRIFVLAFQMIGHIWSRATRRQVARSAWIARTIDQLSREYDVIFCTITGNITASEAQELSDNNNTGYPKYLLHPLAKLHDPGPAVLAIASGSIANSAHIQGADYGIIAQIDQPSPFTRSGPGFGNSVKPDLVEYGGSLVQHLSSGFFAQNMGTNVVVASNQLTPALCRNHGTSFAAPRTAFHVAKILRDLKSLGIHPSNPLLRAFVASSVWDINIPDGIGANDVLALAGFGRPNSDRALLCEGHSVVLYWQGEVEADSTVIFKLHIPSEISIVGPTKKRITVTVASAPPVQKWGVTEYLGTELKFWLYEGDNSPDEIMAQHQLEEGEENVKPSQSMTPFQGISGINRRSVGALQRDVFEWNRHVESLSTNDYTLVVSVPIRARWMNSGLIPLAVVVRIEETSGQFVQLYSRIRERVRV; encoded by the coding sequence ATGAACCCTGAACTTCCGCCGTTACCGCTTTCCTCCCCTCAAACTCGACGCCGTAGACAACAACGGCAATCTTTTGCGAAATACATTCCTATTCCTGCGGAGCAACGTCGTGCGATAGCAAGACGATTAATTCAAGAAGTCACAGCGGTTAAGGAAGCCATTCGGACCCTCTCACTTGAGCAGCGGAGAGCTGTTATTTTGAAACTCCAGCATGACCGTTACCTTACTTCTAAAGATTTGGCTGGCACGGACCTCTGCTTCGTAGGACAACCTGGAGACAACGAAAGTCTAGTTGCCCCCAGAGATACGGAGTTAGTTAAGCTGGGCAACCGTGCTCAACAATTAGAGGATGGAGAGAATAAAGCTATACTTCAATCTCCTGGGGTCCTAACCAAAGTTCAGAAGATTGAAATTGCAGATCCCAAGGAACGGCTTTCTGATGTTTTCCATCAAAGCTACAGAGATTTAATCACCCAAGAACATGTCATCTATGAAATTGAGGTTTCCAGTCAGGCGATATTAAAAAAATCGCGCACCAGAGAAGTTCAAGATACTATTTCGGAAATTCGGCGGACGCTTGCTGGTGTTCATGGGGCGGTTTATGACTGCGACTTCCAAGAGGATGGGGCGAAACTAATGCTCTGGAGCACTGGTGAAAAGTTGCAGGAGTTAGTAGAACATGGAAAATGGTGGAGACTTATAACTCATTTCGATCTGCGACCAAAATTTCAGACGTTTAAAGAGGTCTTTGAAAAATTCAGTGTAGATAAGGTCAGTATGAGTCCGCCTCAGGAAACTGACGAGACTATCTGTGTGATTGATAGTGGCGTTGCGGCTGGAAATCCGTTCCTGCGCGCTGTTGTAAAGGCTGATGAAAGCAGATCGTGGGTCTATGGGGCGTCACCGACTGAGGATCCATATAATCATGGGTCAGGTGTCGCTTCACTGGCCTCATATTATAATTTGGCCATTGATGAAGGTGGATCTAATGTTGCGGAGGCTTGGATTGTTAGTGCCCGAATTATGACGGATCAGGGTGAATTGGACATTCCTGCCCATGACGATCTGGCACAAGATCGCAGGAATCAGGCTTGGCTGTTGTCGAATATTCTACGTGAAATCGTTGAGAAGTATCAGCCTAAAGGCGTCCGGATTTTCGTTTTGGCTTTCCAAATGATAGGTCATATCTGGAGTCGGGCCACACGCCGACAGGTGGCTAGAAGTGCATGGATTGCGCGCACGATTGATCAGCTGAGTAGAGAATATGATGTGATTTTTTGCACAATAACAGGAAACATTACGGCTTCAGAAGCGCAGGAGCTTAGTGATAATAATAATACAGGCTACCCGAAGTATCTGCTCCATCCACTTGCTAAGTTACACGACCCAGGTCCCGCCGTTTTAGCAATTGCAAGTGGTTCGATAGCAAACTCTGCCCATATTCAAGGGGCAGATTATGGCATAATCGCTCAAATCGATCAACCATCTCCATTCACGCGGTCAGGCCCTGGATTTGGTAATTCAGTTAAACCGGACCTGGTGGAGTATGGGGGCAGTTTAGTCCAACATTTAAGTAGTGGATTTTTTGCGCAGAACATGGGTACTAATGTCGTGGTTGCCAGCAACCAATTAACTCCAGCATTGTGTCGCAATCATGGTACAAGCTTTGCAGCACCTCGAACTGCTTTTCATGTCGCTAAAATTTTACGTGATTTGAAGTCGCTCGGGATTCACCCAAGCAACCCATTGCTTCGCGCTTTTGTGGCATCATCGGTTTGGGACATTAATATTCCTGATGGTATTGGAGCTAATGATGTTCTGGCTTTGGCCGGCTTTGGCCGTCCCAATAGTGATCGGGCTTTATTGTGCGAAGGGCATTCCGTTGTTCTCTACTGGCAGGGAGAAGTGGAGGCTGATTCGACTGTAATATTCAAGCTCCATATCCCTTCGGAAATCAGTATTGTCGGACCTACCAAGAAACGAATCACGGTTACTGTCGCGTCTGCACCCCCAGTTCAAAAATGGGGCGTGACAGAATATCTTGGAACAGAACTGAAGTTTTGGCTATATGAAGGCGATAATTCTCCCGATGAAATTATGGCACAACACCAGCTGGAGGAAGGTGAAGAAAATGTAAAACCTTCACAGAGCATGACTCCATTTCAGGGTATCAGCGGTATTAATAGGAGGAGTGTAGGTGCTCTTCAACGAGATGTATTCGAGTGGAATCGTCATGTTGAGAGCTTGAGCACGAATGACTATACCCTGGTAGTTTCAGTCCCGATCCGTGCACGGTGGATGAATTCAGGTTTAATCCCCTTGGCCGTGGTAGTTAGAATCGAAGAGACTTCCGGCCAGTTCGTGCAGCTCTATTCACGGATTCGAGAGCGCGTTCGCGTTTAG
- a CDS encoding ATP-binding protein has translation MIISYAGRDDDAFRRNTEAIIRSLSVQNRASEARTLREALRPVSSKAGDIRSGQSTNVSVSVLTRQSPGLISFLPQMRKRTLVFPEQTQKSVDEVLLEFRASDKLAEAGLSPRRKLLFWGPPGCGKTATAQWLAAELGLPCGIVRLASLISSYVGETGANLQRVLQMADQTPMVLLLDEADAIAKSRDAENDVGEMRRVVNALLQGLDACTSRHSIVILASNHTHLFDEALWRRFDDVVEFPLPSLTERLKLLRHLTSGLKLKGSLPTVAKNLAGRSYAELERAVFEVAKSSILNERDSIPASEIAAASGRLQNKVSAAMRRKKPHSR, from the coding sequence ATGATCATTTCCTATGCGGGACGCGATGATGATGCTTTTCGTCGTAATACCGAGGCTATCATTCGCTCGTTATCAGTGCAAAATCGGGCAAGTGAAGCCAGAACTCTCCGTGAAGCACTGAGACCTGTGAGCAGCAAAGCTGGAGATATACGGTCTGGTCAGTCGACTAACGTTTCTGTTTCTGTCCTTACACGACAAAGCCCCGGCCTTATTTCTTTTTTACCTCAGATGAGGAAACGAACCCTTGTGTTTCCTGAACAGACTCAGAAATCGGTGGATGAGGTGTTGTTAGAATTCCGCGCATCAGATAAGCTTGCGGAGGCTGGCTTGTCGCCACGCAGAAAACTACTTTTTTGGGGGCCTCCAGGCTGCGGAAAGACAGCAACAGCTCAATGGCTTGCGGCCGAACTGGGTTTGCCCTGTGGTATTGTTCGGCTTGCAAGTTTAATTAGTAGTTATGTAGGCGAAACTGGCGCAAATCTTCAGCGTGTATTGCAAATGGCGGATCAGACGCCGATGGTTTTGCTACTAGACGAAGCCGATGCGATTGCCAAGTCACGAGATGCTGAAAACGATGTGGGTGAGATGAGAAGAGTTGTGAATGCGTTGCTCCAAGGCTTAGATGCATGCACATCTAGACACAGCATTGTAATTCTAGCGTCTAATCATACGCATCTATTTGACGAGGCCCTTTGGCGTCGTTTTGACGATGTTGTGGAGTTTCCATTACCTTCACTGACTGAGCGTTTGAAACTCCTTCGTCACCTGACAAGCGGGCTTAAGCTAAAAGGAAGTCTTCCAACAGTGGCGAAAAATTTGGCGGGACGTTCATACGCTGAGCTGGAACGTGCGGTTTTTGAAGTCGCGAAGAGTTCTATTTTAAATGAAAGAGATTCGATCCCCGCTTCAGAAATTGCGGCTGCTTCGGGACGCCTTCAAAACAAAGTTTCAGCCGCTATGCGGCGGAAGAAGCCCCATTCAAGATGA